In one window of Methanoculleus chikugoensis DNA:
- a CDS encoding DUF2795 domain-containing protein, whose protein sequence is MAETILEQQVRRTEGQEFLSSEDVVGKRVKNPEGYDLGEISSLRVGLPTGRVAYAVLRTGGMFGLGAKHFAIPIEAMVYRTGDDVFVANISKYRLDNEPGFSEGDWPREANWSLIESKRPMGPPSQEEARAVTRTEPPPREVVTTERVEVRERAPREEMPIRAEEVEETRARTTVPVTEAPPRETVVEEAETRPVTEAHAPTLESMMKAEDVEKGRVTTMPVTETAPPETERPTTAGPAPGRLSAADLQVYLKGMDYPGGRQDLIAQARKNAAPQDVIAALERFEERDYRSAADVSTEFGKVR, encoded by the coding sequence ATGGCTGAGACGATTCTGGAGCAGCAGGTGAGGAGGACGGAGGGGCAGGAGTTCCTCTCATCCGAAGATGTTGTGGGGAAGCGGGTGAAGAACCCGGAGGGCTATGATCTCGGCGAGATCTCGAGCCTGCGGGTCGGCCTGCCCACGGGAAGGGTGGCGTATGCGGTGCTCAGGACCGGCGGCATGTTCGGCCTTGGAGCGAAGCATTTCGCCATCCCCATCGAGGCCATGGTCTACCGGACGGGGGACGATGTCTTCGTGGCGAACATCAGCAAGTATCGGCTCGACAACGAACCCGGGTTCTCGGAGGGGGATTGGCCGAGAGAAGCGAACTGGAGCCTGATCGAGTCGAAACGCCCCATGGGCCCCCCAAGCCAGGAGGAGGCCCGGGCCGTGACCCGGACAGAGCCGCCGCCCCGCGAGGTCGTCACGACGGAGCGGGTGGAGGTGCGGGAGCGGGCACCCCGGGAGGAGATGCCGATACGGGCCGAGGAGGTGGAAGAGACCCGGGCCCGGACGACGGTGCCCGTGACGGAGGCCCCTCCCCGCGAGACCGTCGTCGAGGAGGCGGAGACCCGGCCGGTGACGGAGGCGCACGCTCCGACGCTCGAGTCCATGATGAAGGCCGAGGACGTGGAGAAGGGCAGGGTCACGACGATGCCCGTTACCGAGACCGCGCCCCCGGAGACCGAACGGCCCACGACGGCGGGACCCGCTCCCGGGCGCCTCTCAGCCGCCGACCTGCAGGTCTACCTCAAGGGAATGGACTACCCGGGGGGCAGGCAGGATCTCATAGCCCAGGCCCGGAAGAACGCTGCACCGCAGGACGTGATCGCGGCGCTCGAGCGGTTCGAGGAGAGGGATTACCGGTCGGCCGCAGACGTGAGCACGGAGTTCGGGAAGGTCAGATAA